A genomic stretch from Flavobacterium sp. KS-LB2 includes:
- a CDS encoding MBL fold metallo-hydrolase yields the protein MKLYPIETGNFKLDGGAMFGVVPKTIWNKTNPADENNLIDIAARCLLIEDGNRLILIDTGMGNKQSEKFFGYYSLWGTHSMDKSLAKYGFHRDDVTDVFMTHLHFDHCGGSVQWNKDKTGYEPAFKNAKFWSNENHWEWATKPNAREKASFLAENILPMQQSGQLNFIQRPEGDFLSTSELGFGIFFADGHTEKQMIPHIQYKDKTIVFCADLLATAGHIPIPYVMGYDTRPLLTMPEKEKFMNAAADNNYYLFLEHDAHNEIITVQKTEKGVRLAEVFTCEQILT from the coding sequence ATGAAATTATATCCTATAGAAACCGGAAATTTTAAATTGGATGGTGGCGCAATGTTTGGTGTAGTGCCAAAAACTATTTGGAACAAAACCAATCCTGCCGATGAAAATAACTTAATTGATATTGCAGCACGCTGTTTATTGATTGAAGACGGTAACCGATTAATTTTGATTGATACCGGAATGGGAAACAAACAGTCTGAGAAATTCTTTGGATATTATTCGCTTTGGGGAACGCATTCGATGGATAAATCGTTGGCTAAGTATGGTTTTCATCGTGATGATGTTACCGATGTTTTTATGACGCATTTGCATTTTGACCATTGTGGTGGAAGCGTACAATGGAATAAAGATAAGACGGGATACGAACCGGCTTTTAAAAATGCTAAATTCTGGTCTAACGAAAATCACTGGGAATGGGCGACAAAACCTAATGCCAGAGAGAAAGCGTCCTTTCTGGCTGAAAATATTTTGCCAATGCAGCAAAGTGGGCAATTAAATTTCATTCAAAGGCCCGAAGGTGATTTTCTTTCAACTTCAGAATTGGGTTTTGGGATCTTCTTTGCAGATGGACATACCGAAAAGCAAATGATTCCGCACATTCAATATAAGGACAAAACAATCGTTTTTTGTGCTGATTTATTGGCGACAGCCGGACACATTCCTATTCCTTATGTAATGGGATATGACACCAGACCTTTATTGACTATGCCAGAAAAAGAAAAATTCATGAATGCTGCGGCTGATAATAATTATTATTTGTTCTTGGAACATGATGCGCACAATGAAATAATAACCGTACAAAAAACCGAGAAAGGCGTTCGCTTAGCAGAAGTGTTTACTTGCGAACAAATCTTAACATAG